A region of Arabidopsis thaliana chromosome 5, partial sequence DNA encodes the following proteins:
- the ALY4 gene encoding ALWAYS EARLY 4 (ALWAYS EARLY 4 (ALY4); FUNCTIONS IN: nucleotide binding, nucleic acid binding; INVOLVED IN: biological_process unknown; CONTAINS InterPro DOMAIN/s: RNA recognition motif, RNP-1 (InterPro:IPR000504), Nucleotide-binding, alpha-beta plait (InterPro:IPR012677); BEST Arabidopsis thaliana protein match is: RNA-binding (RRM/RBD/RNP motifs) family protein (TAIR:AT1G66260.2); Has 5809 Blast hits to 5449 proteins in 440 species: Archae - 2; Bacteria - 280; Metazoa - 2763; Fungi - 1142; Plants - 1077; Viruses - 9; Other Eukaryotes - 536 (source: NCBI BLink).) — MSGALNMTLDEIVKRGKTARSGGRGISRGRGRGRGGGGRGAGPARRGPLAVNARPSSFTINKPVRRVRSLPWQSGLFEDGLRAAGASGVEVGTRLHVTNLDQGVTNEDIRELFSEIGEVERYAIHYDKNGRPSGTAEVVYPRRSDAFQALKKYNNVLLDGRPMRLEILGGNNSSEAPLSGRVNVNVTGLNGRLKRTVVIQVRGGRGGRGPAPTVSRRLPIHNQQGGGMRGGRGGFRARGRGNGGRGRGGGRGNGKKPVEKSAADLDKDLESYHADAMNTS; from the exons ATGTCTGGAGCATTGAATATGACTCTTGATGAGATTGTTAAGAGGGGTAAAACTGCAAGGTCTGGGGGAAGAGGGATTTCTCGTGGGCGTGGTCGTGGacgtggtggtggtggaagagGAGCTGGACCTGCTAGAAGAGGTCCTCTTGCTGTGAATGCTCGTCCATCATCTTTCACCATTAACAAG CCTGTCCGTAGGGTCAGGAGCTTGCCATGGCAAAGCGGTTTGTTTGAAGATGGCCTAAGAGCTGCCGGGGCATCAGGAGTTGAAGTTGGAACCAGGCTCCATGTTACAAATCTGGACCAGGGTGTGACAAATGAAGATATAAGG GAACTCTTCTCTGAGATTGGGGAGGTAGAGCGTTATGCGATTCATTATGACAAAAATGGGCGTCCAAGT GGCACAGCTGAAGTGGTGTATCCAAGAAGAAGTGATGCATTTCAAGCTCTGAAGAAATATAACAATGTGCTATTGGATGGAAGGCCAATGAGACTTGAGATTTTGGGTGGCAACAATTCTTCCGAGGCTCCTTTATCTGGTCGTGTGAATGTGAATGTCACTGGACTCAATGGAAGGCTGAAGAGGACGGTTGTTATCCA AGTTAGAGGTgggagaggaggaagaggtcCAGCTCCTACTGTCAGTCGCCGCCTTCCAAT TCATAACCAGCAGGGAGGAGGGatgagaggaggaagaggcgGGTTTCGTGCTAGAGGGCGTGGTAATGGTGGCCGTGGTCGTGGTGGTGGAAGAGGAAATGGAAAGAAGCCAGTGGAGAAGTCAGCTGCTGATCTTGACAAAGATCTTGAGAGCTATCACGCTGATGCCATGAACACCTCTTAA
- the ALY4 gene encoding ALWAYS EARLY 4 (ALWAYS EARLY 4 (ALY4); FUNCTIONS IN: nucleotide binding, nucleic acid binding; INVOLVED IN: biological_process unknown; LOCATED IN: nucleolus; CONTAINS InterPro DOMAIN/s: RNA recognition motif, RNP-1 (InterPro:IPR000504), Nucleotide-binding, alpha-beta plait (InterPro:IPR012677); BEST Arabidopsis thaliana protein match is: RNA-binding (RRM/RBD/RNP motifs) family protein (TAIR:AT1G66260.2); Has 8810 Blast hits to 7454 proteins in 559 species: Archae - 0; Bacteria - 678; Metazoa - 4105; Fungi - 1555; Plants - 1582; Viruses - 59; Other Eukaryotes - 831 (source: NCBI BLink).) produces MSGALNMTLDEIVKRGKTARSGGRGISRGRGRGRGGGGRGAGPARRGPLAVNARPSSFTINKPVRRVRSLPWQSGLFEDGLRAAGASGVEVGTRLHVTNLDQGVTNEDIRELFSEIGEVERYAIHYDKNGRPSGTAEVVYPRRSDAFQALKKYNNVLLDGRPMRLEILGGNNSSEAPLSGRVNVNVTGLNGRLKRTVVIQQGGGGRGRVRGGRGGRGPAPTVSRRLPIHNQQGGGMRGGRGGFRARGRGNGGRGRGGGRGNGKKPVEKSAADLDKDLESYHADAMNTS; encoded by the exons ATGTCTGGAGCATTGAATATGACTCTTGATGAGATTGTTAAGAGGGGTAAAACTGCAAGGTCTGGGGGAAGAGGGATTTCTCGTGGGCGTGGTCGTGGacgtggtggtggtggaagagGAGCTGGACCTGCTAGAAGAGGTCCTCTTGCTGTGAATGCTCGTCCATCATCTTTCACCATTAACAAG CCTGTCCGTAGGGTCAGGAGCTTGCCATGGCAAAGCGGTTTGTTTGAAGATGGCCTAAGAGCTGCCGGGGCATCAGGAGTTGAAGTTGGAACCAGGCTCCATGTTACAAATCTGGACCAGGGTGTGACAAATGAAGATATAAGG GAACTCTTCTCTGAGATTGGGGAGGTAGAGCGTTATGCGATTCATTATGACAAAAATGGGCGTCCAAGT GGCACAGCTGAAGTGGTGTATCCAAGAAGAAGTGATGCATTTCAAGCTCTGAAGAAATATAACAATGTGCTATTGGATGGAAGGCCAATGAGACTTGAGATTTTGGGTGGCAACAATTCTTCCGAGGCTCCTTTATCTGGTCGTGTGAATGTGAATGTCACTGGACTCAATGGAAGGCTGAAGAGGACGGTTGTTATCCA AcaaggaggaggagggagAGGAAGAGTTAGAGGTgggagaggaggaagaggtcCAGCTCCTACTGTCAGTCGCCGCCTTCCAAT TCATAACCAGCAGGGAGGAGGGatgagaggaggaagaggcgGGTTTCGTGCTAGAGGGCGTGGTAATGGTGGCCGTGGTCGTGGTGGTGGAAGAGGAAATGGAAAGAAGCCAGTGGAGAAGTCAGCTGCTGATCTTGACAAAGATCTTGAGAGCTATCACGCTGATGCCATGAACACCTCTTAA